The following are from one region of the Sorghum bicolor cultivar BTx623 chromosome 2, Sorghum_bicolor_NCBIv3, whole genome shotgun sequence genome:
- the LOC8086413 gene encoding probable inositol transporter 2 — translation MEGGAHEFDGSTFKECFSLSWRNPYVLRLAFSAGIGGLLFGYDTGVISGALLYIRDDFGSVDRNTWLQEMIVSMAVAGAIIGAAVGGWTTDRFGRRASILVADFLFFAGAAIMASATGPAQLVVGRVFVGLGVGMASMTAPLYISEASPARIRGALVSTNGFLITGGQFLAYLINLAFTKAPGTWRWMLGVAALPAVVQFALMLALPESPRWLYRKGRADEAEAILRRIYSAEEVEREIEELKESVAAEVRERGSSEKVSLAALLRTASVRRGLVAGVGLQVFQQLVGINTVMYYSPTIVQLAGFASNQTALALSLVTSGLNALGSIVSIYFIDRTGRKKLLVISLVGVILSLAVLTAVFHETTSHSPAVSAAETAHFDASLTCPSYRSSSSSSWDCTRCLKAAGSSECGFCASGGGELLLPGACLVSNNTVRDACHGEGRLWYTRGCPSRYGWLALLGLALYIIFFSPGMGTVPWIVNSEIYPLRYRGVCGGAAATANWVSNLAVAQSFLSLTEAIGTSWTFLIFGALSVAALAFVLVCVPETKGLPIEEVEKMLERRELRLRFWAPPRHDVDGNGNDSGKNTGV, via the exons ATGGAGGGCGGCGCCCACGAGTTCGACGGCTCCACCTTCAAGGAGTGCTTCTCCCTCTCCTGGCGGAACCCCTACGTCCTCCGCCTCGCCTTCTCCGCCGGCATCGGCGGCCTCCTCTTCGGCTACGACAccg GTGTCATTTCCGGAGCTCTGCTTTACATCCGCGACGACTTCGGATCAGTGGACAGGAACACATGGCTTCAGGAAATGATCGTGAGCATGGCGGTGGCGGGCGCGATCATCGGCGCGGCGGTCGGCGGGTGGACGACGGACCGGTTCGGGCGGCGTGCGTCGATCCTGGTGGCCGACTTCCTCTTCTTCGCGGGCGCGGCGATCATGGCGTCGGCCACGGGCCCCGCGCAGCTCGTGGTGGGCCGCGTCTTCGTCGGCCTCGGCGTCGGCATGGCCTCCATGACCGCCCCGCTCTACATCTCCGAGGCGTCACCCGCCAGGATTCGCGGCGCGCTCGTCAGCACCAACGGCTTCCTCATCACCGGCGGCCAGTTCTTGGCCTACCTCATCAACCTCGCCTTCACCAAGGCGCCCGGGACGTGGCGGTGGATGCTGGGCGTCGCCGCGCTCCCCGCCGTCGTCCAGTTCGCCCTCATGCTCGCCCTCCCTGAATCCCCACGGTGGCTCTACAGAAAGGGGAGGGCGGACGAAGCAGAGGCGATCCTGCGGCGGATCTACtcggcggaggaggtggagcggGAGATCGAGGAGCTGAAGGAGTCGGTGGCGGCGGAGGTGCGGGAGCGCGGGTCGTCGGAGAAGGTGAGCCTGGCGGCGCTGTTGCGGACGGCGTCGGTGCGGCGGGGGCTGGTCGCCGGCGTGGGGCTGCAGGTGTTCCAGCAGCTGGTGGGCATCAACACGGTGATGTACTACAGCCCGACGATCGTGCAGCTGGCCGGGTTCGCGTCCAACCAGACGGCGCTGGCGCTGTCGCTCGTCACGTCGGGGCTCAACGCGCTCGGCTCCATCGTCAGCATCTACTTCATCGACcgcacggggaggaagaagctGCTGGTCATCAGCCTCGTCGGCGTCATCCTCTCCctcgccgtgctcaccgccgtgTTCCACGAGACCACGTCGCATTCCCCGGCCGTCAGCGCCGCCGAGACCGCCCACTTCGACGCCTCGCTGACGTGCCCGTCCTaccggtcgtcgtcgtcgtcgtcgtgggaCTGCACCCGGTGCCTGAAGGCGGCGGGATCGAGCGAGTGCGGCTTctgcgcgtcgggcggcggcgagctgctcctcccgggggcgtgCCTGGTGTCCAACAACACGGTGCGGGACGCGTGCCACGGCGAGGGGCGGCTGTGGTACACGCGCGGGTGCCCGAGCCGGTACGGGTGGCTGGCGCTGCTGGGGCTGGCGCTCTACATCATCTTCTTCTCCCCCGGCATGGGCACCGTGCCATGGATCGTCAACTCGGAGATCTACCCGCTGCGGTACCGCGGCGtgtgcggcggcgcggcggccacCGCCAACTGGGTGTCCAACCTGGCCGTGGCGCAGTCGTTCCTGTCGCTCACGGAGGCCATCGGGACGTCGTGGACGTTCCTCATCTTCGGGGCACTGTCCGTCGCCGCGCTCGCCTTCGTGCTCGTCTGCGTGCCGGAGACCAAGGGGCTCCCCATCGAGGAGGTGGAGAAGATGCTCGAGCGCCGGGAGCTCAGGCTCAGGTTCTGGGCGCCACCACGCCACGACGTCGATGGCAACGGCAACGACAGTGGCAAGAACACTGGCGTCTGA
- the LOC8079936 gene encoding glutaredoxin-C9 produces the protein MLRMELQQAESGVSAGAGGVADAVADADAMMMVVSAAPPHSHHAAHPPPSAPLAVYERVARMASANAVVVFSASGCCMCHVVKRLLLGLGVGPTVYELDQMMAAAGPGGGGREIQAALAQLLPPGQPPVPVVFVGGRLLGGVEKVMACHINGTLVPLLKQAGALWL, from the coding sequence atgctgCGGATGGAGCTGCAGCAGGCGGAGTCGGGCGTGAGCGCCGGCGCTGGCGGCGTGGCGGACGCGGTGGCCGACGCGGACGCCATGATGATGGTGGTGTCCGCAGCGCCGCCGCACTCCCACCACGCGGCTCATCCTCCGCCGTCGGCGCCGCTGGCGGTGTACGAGCGGGTGGCGCGGATGGCCAGCGCCAACGCGGTGGTGGTGTTCAGCGCCAGCGGCTGCTGCATGTGCCACGTCGTCAAGcgcctcctcctgggcctcggCGTCGGACCCACCGTCTACGAGCTCGACCAGATGATGGCTGCTGCtggtcccggcggcggcggaaggGAGATCCAGGCGGCGCTCGCGCAGCTGCTCCCCCCCGGGCAGCCGCCCGTGCCCGTGGTGTTCGTGGGCGGAAGGCTCCTGGGCGGCGTCGAGAAGGTCATGGCGTGCCACATCAACGGCACCCTCGTCCCGCTCCTCAAGCAGGCCGGCGCGCTCTGGCTCTGA